From a single Columba livia isolate bColLiv1 breed racing homer chromosome 19, bColLiv1.pat.W.v2, whole genome shotgun sequence genomic region:
- the CAMSAP1 gene encoding calmodulin-regulated spectrin-associated protein 1 isoform X4 yields MSPAAARRPPRPPRLRRYHRLPPMVDVDVCAGGDSTRRKMDALTDSAVEIVPLELYDSARAKIAANLQWICAKAYGIDNVPEELKDPFYIDQYEQEHIKPPVIKLLLSSELYCRVCSLILKADQVAALQGHQSVIQALSRKGIYVMESDDTPVSESDLGCAPIKMSSHMAMIDALMMAYTVEMISIEKVVASVKRFSTFSASKELPYDLEDAMVFWINKVNLKMREITEKEIKLKQQLMESPGHQKVRYRRDHLSSRQLPYFPLLEDLMKDGSDGAALLAVIHYYCPEHMKLDDICLKEVTSIADSLYNIQLLREFSNEYLNKCFYLTLEDMLYAPLVLKPNVMVFIAELFWWFENVKPDFVQPRDIQEIKDVKTVLQQKSSRPPVPISNATKRSFMASPAGSGPAELPPAAPPAPDACSSGKGGNPAFSPSHPLLPLRQKQQKSLQGEDSPGHRHRSNSLTRVDGQPRGSVLAWPERKPRPLSQPTPFALHHSASSDVDPGSGDSISLARSISKDSLASNIVNVTPKNQPHPPSVKANGKSLLNNVEIEDEDEELIAIIRSEERPNRSDHELQNASARVPGIVTTAWSPKTNSETSEGKQESFYLEPLMPAVLKPAKEKQIINKEEECGEGKQRSFITKRLTDGHLPLRKKTNSTHGEHDLNRTFTPISSSDFAPVAEAGAADSAALMEAGLEAARPLASSSLDPSAQELSTGGFFLHAAKSDDDIASKVNVSYAKSFNSHIQDTTWTMVRQDSDSDLLDIEDAEEDLVVVGDHPIVAKYIGEEESAKLQEDMKVKEHEDKDDASGRSSPCLSTISQVSSVSMASGSVRMTNFAERKLQRLNSYETKSSTSSSQKTTPDGSESCPAPLTTWKQKREQSPNRQNKDNANLLASELVQLHMQLEEKRRAIEAQKKKMEALSARQRLKLGKAAFLHVVKKGKSPDVPQPLKPEHFAKEFSRHNGEDFDEVSLASKSEEFLVKEEEREEMLNDAQEVAKVKMQESLAFAEQHKPKDSAAIHDLEKSKLISVALLEDNVTEVDINECDLSIEKLNETISTLQQAILKISQQQELLMKSPSVPSPGTRSNSQDQKVKPPIHFVEPLSPTGMNSLRKPPRFGQGRSPRSGRPVDLKVPKDRQQNSARVKTPTPSLETLPHLRPFPSNSLSKTPTEIGLENSLDLGNGSQEKCFFDTYRLHDESNQRALVLSTSKDANIISEMSKEMSNSFKESGLNSSDGSGKENVPVDEPLRSKANLIEVDLSDLKAPDEGELENQDSSTDIISEADQKSGVGFFFKDEQKAEDELAKKRAAFLLKQQRKAEEARIRKQQLEAEVEQKRDEARRKAEEDRIRKEEEKARRELIKQEYLRKKQQQILEEQGLGKPKSKPKKPRPKSVHREESYSDSGTKCSSTPDNLSSAQSGSSLSLASAATTEPESVHSGGTPSQRVESMESLPILSRNPSRNTERDWENASTASSIASVAEYTGPKLFKEPSSKSNKHIIHNAISHCCLAGKVNEPHKNSILEELEKCDANHYIILFRDAGCQFRALYCYYPDTEEIYKLTGTGPKSITKKMIDKLYKYSSDRKQFNVIPAKTMSVSVDALTIHNHLWQAKRPAVPKKTQTRKSH; encoded by the exons atgGTGGATGTTGATGTTTGTGCGGGTGGAGATAGtaccagaagaaaaatggatgCCCTGACAGATAGTGCGGTTGAGATTGTCCCTTTGGAGCTGTATGATTCAGCCAGAGCAAAAATAGCTGCTAATCTACAATGGATCTGTGCTAAAGCCTACGGAATAG ACAACGTCCCCGAGGAGCTGAAGGACCCGTTCTACATCGATCAATACGAGCAAGAGCACATCAAGCCGCCCGTGATCAAGCTGCTGCTGTCCAGCGAGCTGTACTGCCGCGTCTGCAGCCTCATCCTCAAGGCGGATCAGGTGGCGGCTCTGCAGGGCCACCAGTCCGTCATCCAGGCTCTGTCCCGCAAGGGGATTTACGTCATGGAGAGCGATGATACACCTGTGTCTGAATCTGATCTGGGCTGTGCGCCAATCAAAATG agTTCTCATATGGCAATGATCGATGCTCTTATGATGGCCTACACTGTCGAAATGATCAGCATTGAAAAGGTGGTTGCCAGCGTCAAGCGTTTCTCTACATTCAGTGCCTCAAAAGAACTGCCCTATGATTTGGAGGATGCAATGGTTTTCTGGATTAACAAG GTGAACCTTAAAATGAGAGAGATAACGGAGAAGGagattaaattaaaacagcaaCTAATGGAAAGTCCAGGGCACCAAAAG GTGCGTTACCGAAGGGACCATCTCTCGAGCCGGCAGTTGCCATATTTCCCTCTGCTGGAAGATCTGATGAAGGATGGTAGTGACGGTGCTGCCCTTCTCGCTGTCATACACTATTATTGTCCAGAGCACATGAAACTAGATG ATATCTGTTTGAAGGAAGTAACGTCAATTGCAGACAGCCTCTATAATATTCAACTTTTGAGAGAATTCTCAAATGAATAtctaaataaatgcttttacCTCACATTGGAGGACATGTTATACGCTCCTTTGGTTTTAAAG CCCAACGTCATGGTGTTCATTGCGGAACTCTTCTGGTGGTTCGAGAATGTCAAACCGGACTTTGTGCAACCAAGGGATATTCAGGAGATAAAAGATG TTAAAACAGTGTTGCAGCAGAAGAGCAGCCGCCCGCCCGTTCCCATTTCCAACGCCACCAAGCGCAGTTTCATGGCCAGCCCTGCGGGTTCtggcccagcagagctgccgcCCGCGGCTCCACCGGCCCCCGACGCCTGCAGCAG TGGCAAAGGAGGAAACCCTGCCTTCAGCCCTTCCCATCCACTGCTCCCGCTGagacaaaagcaacaaaaatcgTTACAGGGAGAAGACAGCCCTG gtcaCCGGCACCGTTCTAATTCTCTGACCCGCGTTGACGGGCAGCCACGAGGCTCAGTTCTTGCGTGGCCGGAGAGGAAACCCAG GCCTCTGTCTCAGCCAACACCGTTTGCTCTCCATCATTCCGCCAGCAGTGATGTGGACCCCGGGTCTGGTGACAGCATTAGTCTGGCCAGATCGATCAGCAAAGACAGTCTTGCTTCAAACATCGTTAACGTAACTCCAAAAAATCAGCCCCATCCTCCATCAGTGAAAGCGAATGGGAAGAGCTTATTGAACAACGTTGAGATCGAGGATGAAGACGAAGAGCTTATTGCAATAATCAGATCTGAAGAAAGGCCAAACCGTAGTGATCATGAACTGCAGAATGCGTCAGCCAGGGTGCCCGGCATCGTTACCACGGCGTGGTCTCCAAAAACAAACAGTGAGACTTCAGAAGGCAAACAGGAGAGTTTTTACCTGGAGCCCTTAATGCCTGCTGTTCTAAAaccagcaaaggaaaaacagatcaTCAATAAAGAGGAGGAATGTGGGGAGGGGAAACAGAGGAGTTTTATAACAAAGAGATTAACTGATGGACACTTGCCTTTGcgcaagaaaacaaacagcactcATGGTGAGCATGACCTTAATAGGACTTTTACTCCAATTTCTAGTTCTGATTTCGCTCCAGTCGCAGAAGCTGGTGCTGCGGACTCGGCAGCGCTGATGGAGGCCGGGCTGGAAGCTGCTAGACCTTTGGCTAGTAGCAGTTTGGATCCTTCCGCTCAGGAGCTCTCCACGGGAGGATTCTTTCTTCATGCTGCTAAATCTGATGATGACATAGCAAGTAAAGTCAATGTAAGTTATGCGAAAAGTTTCAACTCACATATTCAGGATACTACGTGGACTATGGTGAGACAAGACTCTGACTCAGACCTCTTGGACATAGAAGACGCTGAGGAGGATTTGGTGGTCGTAGGTGACCATCCTATAGTTGCTAAGTACATTGGTGAGGAGGAATCTGCAAAATTGCAAGAAGATATGAAGGTAAAGGAACATGAAGATAAGGATGATGCTAGTGGACGTTCCAGTCCATGCTTGAGTACAATTTCTCAAGTTAGCAGCGTGTCCATGGCCAGTGGGAGCGTCCGAATGACCAATTTTGCCGAACGAAAGCTTCAGAGACTTAACAGCTatgagacaaagtccagcacgaGCAGTTCACAAAAGACCACACCAGATGGGTCAGAAAGCTGCCCAGCACCGCTGACCACATGGAAACAAAAGCGAGAACAAAGCCCcaacagacaaaataaagataACGCTAATCTTTTAGCTTCTGAATTGGTGCAGCTTCATATGCagctggaagagaaaagaagggcAATAGAAgctcagaagaagaaaatggaagcCTTGTCAGCAAGGCAGCGATTAAAATTGGGCAAGGCAGCTTTCTTGCATGTTGTTAAAAAAGGGAAATCCCCCGATGTTCCACAGCCTCTTAAACCAGAACATTTTGCAAAAGAATTTTCTCGGCACAATGGTGAAGACTTTGATGAAGTTTCTTTGGCTTCCAAGTCTGAGGAGTTTCTTgtgaaggaagaggagagagaagaaatgctCAATGATGCTCAAGAAGTAGCAAAAGTAAAAATGCAAGAAAGCCTTGCTTTTGCTGAGCAACATAAACCAAAAGACTCTGCTGCTATACATGACTTGGAAAAAAGTAAACTTATTTCTGTTGCCCTCCTAGAAGACAATGTTACAGAAGTAGATATAAATGAATGTGACCTTTCTATTGAAAAATTGAACGAAACAATCAGTACCCTTCAGCAGGCTATATTAAAGATTTCCCAGCAACAGGAACTTCTTATGAAATCTCCATCGGTGCCGTCACCAGGAACCAGAAGTAACTCTCAGGACCAAAAGGTAAAACCACCAATTCATTTTGTTGAGCCCCTGTCTCCAACTGGAATGAACAGTCTTCGTAAACCACCTCGATTTGGCCAAGGAAGGAGCCCTCGGTCAGGAAGACCAGTTGATCTGAAAGTCCCTAAAGACAGACAACAAAATTCAGCGCGTGTTAAAACCCCAACGCCCAGTCTAGAAACCTTACCGCATTTAAGGCCATTTCCATCCAATAGCTTGTCAAAGACGCCAACGGAAATCGGCTTGGAAAATAGTCTTGATCTTGGAAACGGTTCTCAAGAAAAGTGTTTCTTCGATACCTATAGACTTCATGATGAGAGCAACCAGCGGGCACTTGTTCTCTCCACCTCCAAAGACGCCaatattatttctgaaatgagCAAAGAGATGAGTAACAGCTTCAAGGAATCAGGGTTGAATTCTTCTGATggctcaggaaaagaaaatgtcccGGTGGATGAGCCACtgagaagcaaagcaaatctCATTGAAGTAGATCTGTCTGATTTAAAAGCTCCAGATGAAGGAGAACTTGAAAACCAGGATAGCTCTACGGATATAATTAGTGAAGCTGATCAGAAGTCGGGCGTGGGTTTTTTCTTCAAG GATGAACAGAAAGCAGAGGATGAACTCGCGAAAAAACGTGCCGCGTTCCTTTTGAAACAACAGCGCAAAGCAGAGGAGGCTCGGATTCGGAAACAGCAGTTGGAGGCTGAAGTTGAACAAAAAAGAGATGAAGCTCG tcGCAAAGCTGAGGAGGACCGAATAcggaaagaagaagagaaagctcGAAGAGAACTTATCAAGCAagaatatttaaggaaaaaacagcagcaaatttTGGAGGAGCAAGGGCTTGGAAAGCCTAAATCCAAGCCCAAAAAACCCCGGCCAAAGTCGGTCCATCGTGAAGAATCTTACAGTGATTCGGGGACAAAGTGTTCTTCCACAC ctGATAACTTGAGCAGCGCTCAGTCTGGTTCCAGCCTTTCTCTGGCCTCAGCAGCCACCACGGAGCCCGAGAGCGTGCACTCGGGCGGCACGCCGTCGCAGAG AGTTGAGTCTATGGAGTCCTTACCAATACTAAGCAGAAATCcaagcagaaacacagaaagagatTGGGAGAACGCTTCGACAGCATCTTCCATTGCTTCAGTGGCAGAATACACAG GTCCAAAATTATTTAAGGAACCCAGCAGCAAATCCAACAAACATATTATCCACAATGCGATCTCTCATTGCTGTCTTGCTGGAAAAGTGAATGAGCCACATAAGAATTCAATATTAGAG GAACTAGAAAAATGTGACGCCAACCACTACATCATCCTGTTCCGCGACGCCGGCTGCCAGTTCAGAGCACTTTACTGCTACTACCCCGACACGGAGGAGATCTACAAGCTGACTGGGACGGGGCCAAAGAGCATCACCAAGAAAATGATTGACAAACTGTACAAGTACAGCTCGGACAGAAAACAGTTTAATGTGATTCCAGCCAAAACCATGTCGGTCAGCGTGGATGCTCTCACCATCCACAACCATTTGTGGCAAGCCAAGCGACCCGCAGTGCCAAAGAAGACTCAGACTCGTAAATCACACTGA
- the CAMSAP1 gene encoding calmodulin-regulated spectrin-associated protein 1 isoform X3, translating to MSPAAARRPPRPPRLRRYHRLPPMVDVDVCAGGDSTRRKMDALTDSAVEIVPLELYDSARAKIAANLQWICAKAYGIDNVPEELKDPFYIDQYEQEHIKPPVIKLLLSSELYCRVCSLILKADQVAALQGHQSVIQALSRKGIYVMESDDTPVSESDLGCAPIKMSSHMAMIDALMMAYTVEMISIEKVVASVKRFSTFSASKELPYDLEDAMVFWINKVNLKMREITEKEIKLKQQLMESPGHQKSPSKWYWKLVPVRYRRDHLSSRQLPYFPLLEDLMKDGSDGAALLAVIHYYCPEHMKLDDICLKEVTSIADSLYNIQLLREFSNEYLNKCFYLTLEDMLYAPLVLKPNVMVFIAELFWWFENVKPDFVQPRDIQEIKDVKTVLQQKSSRPPVPISNATKRSFMASPAGSGPAELPPAAPPAPDACSSGKGGNPAFSPSHPLLPLRQKQQKSLQGEDSPGHRHRSNSLTRVDGQPRGSVLAWPERKPRPLSQPTPFALHHSASSDVDPGSGDSISLARSISKDSLASNIVNVTPKNQPHPPSVKANGKSLLNNVEIEDEDEELIAIIRSEERPNRSDHELQNASARVPGIVTTAWSPKTNSETSEGKQESFYLEPLMPAVLKPAKEKQIINKEEECGEGKQRSFITKRLTDGHLPLRKKTNSTHGEHDLNRTFTPISSSDFAPVAEAGAADSAALMEAGLEAARPLASSSLDPSAQELSTGGFFLHAAKSDDDIASKVNVSYAKSFNSHIQDTTWTMVRQDSDSDLLDIEDAEEDLVVVGDHPIVAKYIGEEESAKLQEDMKVKEHEDKDDASGRSSPCLSTISQVSSVSMASGSVRMTNFAERKLQRLNSYETKSSTSSSQKTTPDGSESCPAPLTTWKQKREQSPNRQNKDNANLLASELVQLHMQLEEKRRAIEAQKKKMEALSARQRLKLGKAAFLHVVKKGKSPDVPQPLKPEHFAKEFSRHNGEDFDEVSLASKSEEFLVKEEEREEMLNDAQEVAKVKMQESLAFAEQHKPKDSAAIHDLEKSKLISVALLEDNVTEVDINECDLSIEKLNETISTLQQAILKISQQQELLMKSPSVPSPGTRSNSQDQKVKPPIHFVEPLSPTGMNSLRKPPRFGQGRSPRSGRPVDLKVPKDRQQNSARVKTPTPSLETLPHLRPFPSNSLSKTPTEIGLENSLDLGNGSQEKCFFDTYRLHDESNQRALVLSTSKDANIISEMSKEMSNSFKESGLNSSDGSGKENVPVDEPLRSKANLIEVDLSDLKAPDEGELENQDSSTDIISEADQKSGVGFFFKDEQKAEDELAKKRAAFLLKQQRKAEEARIRKQQLEAEVEQKRDEARRKAEEDRIRKEEEKARRELIKQEYLRKKQQQILEEQGLGKPKSKPKKPRPKSVHREESYSDSGTKCSSTPDNLSSAQSGSSLSLASAATTEPESVHSGGTPSQRVESMESLPILSRNPSRNTERDWENASTASSIASVAEYTGPKLFKEPSSKSNKHIIHNAISHCCLAGKVNEPHKNSILEELEKCDANHYIILFRDAGCQFRALYCYYPDTEEIYKLTGTGPKSITKKMIDKLYKYSSDRKQFNVIPAKTMSVSVDALTIHNHLWQAKRPAVPKKTQTRKSH from the exons atgGTGGATGTTGATGTTTGTGCGGGTGGAGATAGtaccagaagaaaaatggatgCCCTGACAGATAGTGCGGTTGAGATTGTCCCTTTGGAGCTGTATGATTCAGCCAGAGCAAAAATAGCTGCTAATCTACAATGGATCTGTGCTAAAGCCTACGGAATAG ACAACGTCCCCGAGGAGCTGAAGGACCCGTTCTACATCGATCAATACGAGCAAGAGCACATCAAGCCGCCCGTGATCAAGCTGCTGCTGTCCAGCGAGCTGTACTGCCGCGTCTGCAGCCTCATCCTCAAGGCGGATCAGGTGGCGGCTCTGCAGGGCCACCAGTCCGTCATCCAGGCTCTGTCCCGCAAGGGGATTTACGTCATGGAGAGCGATGATACACCTGTGTCTGAATCTGATCTGGGCTGTGCGCCAATCAAAATG agTTCTCATATGGCAATGATCGATGCTCTTATGATGGCCTACACTGTCGAAATGATCAGCATTGAAAAGGTGGTTGCCAGCGTCAAGCGTTTCTCTACATTCAGTGCCTCAAAAGAACTGCCCTATGATTTGGAGGATGCAATGGTTTTCTGGATTAACAAG GTGAACCTTAAAATGAGAGAGATAACGGAGAAGGagattaaattaaaacagcaaCTAATGGAAAGTCCAGGGCACCAAAAG TCTCCTTCCAAATGGTATTGGAAATTAGTACCT GTGCGTTACCGAAGGGACCATCTCTCGAGCCGGCAGTTGCCATATTTCCCTCTGCTGGAAGATCTGATGAAGGATGGTAGTGACGGTGCTGCCCTTCTCGCTGTCATACACTATTATTGTCCAGAGCACATGAAACTAGATG ATATCTGTTTGAAGGAAGTAACGTCAATTGCAGACAGCCTCTATAATATTCAACTTTTGAGAGAATTCTCAAATGAATAtctaaataaatgcttttacCTCACATTGGAGGACATGTTATACGCTCCTTTGGTTTTAAAG CCCAACGTCATGGTGTTCATTGCGGAACTCTTCTGGTGGTTCGAGAATGTCAAACCGGACTTTGTGCAACCAAGGGATATTCAGGAGATAAAAGATG TTAAAACAGTGTTGCAGCAGAAGAGCAGCCGCCCGCCCGTTCCCATTTCCAACGCCACCAAGCGCAGTTTCATGGCCAGCCCTGCGGGTTCtggcccagcagagctgccgcCCGCGGCTCCACCGGCCCCCGACGCCTGCAGCAG TGGCAAAGGAGGAAACCCTGCCTTCAGCCCTTCCCATCCACTGCTCCCGCTGagacaaaagcaacaaaaatcgTTACAGGGAGAAGACAGCCCTG gtcaCCGGCACCGTTCTAATTCTCTGACCCGCGTTGACGGGCAGCCACGAGGCTCAGTTCTTGCGTGGCCGGAGAGGAAACCCAG GCCTCTGTCTCAGCCAACACCGTTTGCTCTCCATCATTCCGCCAGCAGTGATGTGGACCCCGGGTCTGGTGACAGCATTAGTCTGGCCAGATCGATCAGCAAAGACAGTCTTGCTTCAAACATCGTTAACGTAACTCCAAAAAATCAGCCCCATCCTCCATCAGTGAAAGCGAATGGGAAGAGCTTATTGAACAACGTTGAGATCGAGGATGAAGACGAAGAGCTTATTGCAATAATCAGATCTGAAGAAAGGCCAAACCGTAGTGATCATGAACTGCAGAATGCGTCAGCCAGGGTGCCCGGCATCGTTACCACGGCGTGGTCTCCAAAAACAAACAGTGAGACTTCAGAAGGCAAACAGGAGAGTTTTTACCTGGAGCCCTTAATGCCTGCTGTTCTAAAaccagcaaaggaaaaacagatcaTCAATAAAGAGGAGGAATGTGGGGAGGGGAAACAGAGGAGTTTTATAACAAAGAGATTAACTGATGGACACTTGCCTTTGcgcaagaaaacaaacagcactcATGGTGAGCATGACCTTAATAGGACTTTTACTCCAATTTCTAGTTCTGATTTCGCTCCAGTCGCAGAAGCTGGTGCTGCGGACTCGGCAGCGCTGATGGAGGCCGGGCTGGAAGCTGCTAGACCTTTGGCTAGTAGCAGTTTGGATCCTTCCGCTCAGGAGCTCTCCACGGGAGGATTCTTTCTTCATGCTGCTAAATCTGATGATGACATAGCAAGTAAAGTCAATGTAAGTTATGCGAAAAGTTTCAACTCACATATTCAGGATACTACGTGGACTATGGTGAGACAAGACTCTGACTCAGACCTCTTGGACATAGAAGACGCTGAGGAGGATTTGGTGGTCGTAGGTGACCATCCTATAGTTGCTAAGTACATTGGTGAGGAGGAATCTGCAAAATTGCAAGAAGATATGAAGGTAAAGGAACATGAAGATAAGGATGATGCTAGTGGACGTTCCAGTCCATGCTTGAGTACAATTTCTCAAGTTAGCAGCGTGTCCATGGCCAGTGGGAGCGTCCGAATGACCAATTTTGCCGAACGAAAGCTTCAGAGACTTAACAGCTatgagacaaagtccagcacgaGCAGTTCACAAAAGACCACACCAGATGGGTCAGAAAGCTGCCCAGCACCGCTGACCACATGGAAACAAAAGCGAGAACAAAGCCCcaacagacaaaataaagataACGCTAATCTTTTAGCTTCTGAATTGGTGCAGCTTCATATGCagctggaagagaaaagaagggcAATAGAAgctcagaagaagaaaatggaagcCTTGTCAGCAAGGCAGCGATTAAAATTGGGCAAGGCAGCTTTCTTGCATGTTGTTAAAAAAGGGAAATCCCCCGATGTTCCACAGCCTCTTAAACCAGAACATTTTGCAAAAGAATTTTCTCGGCACAATGGTGAAGACTTTGATGAAGTTTCTTTGGCTTCCAAGTCTGAGGAGTTTCTTgtgaaggaagaggagagagaagaaatgctCAATGATGCTCAAGAAGTAGCAAAAGTAAAAATGCAAGAAAGCCTTGCTTTTGCTGAGCAACATAAACCAAAAGACTCTGCTGCTATACATGACTTGGAAAAAAGTAAACTTATTTCTGTTGCCCTCCTAGAAGACAATGTTACAGAAGTAGATATAAATGAATGTGACCTTTCTATTGAAAAATTGAACGAAACAATCAGTACCCTTCAGCAGGCTATATTAAAGATTTCCCAGCAACAGGAACTTCTTATGAAATCTCCATCGGTGCCGTCACCAGGAACCAGAAGTAACTCTCAGGACCAAAAGGTAAAACCACCAATTCATTTTGTTGAGCCCCTGTCTCCAACTGGAATGAACAGTCTTCGTAAACCACCTCGATTTGGCCAAGGAAGGAGCCCTCGGTCAGGAAGACCAGTTGATCTGAAAGTCCCTAAAGACAGACAACAAAATTCAGCGCGTGTTAAAACCCCAACGCCCAGTCTAGAAACCTTACCGCATTTAAGGCCATTTCCATCCAATAGCTTGTCAAAGACGCCAACGGAAATCGGCTTGGAAAATAGTCTTGATCTTGGAAACGGTTCTCAAGAAAAGTGTTTCTTCGATACCTATAGACTTCATGATGAGAGCAACCAGCGGGCACTTGTTCTCTCCACCTCCAAAGACGCCaatattatttctgaaatgagCAAAGAGATGAGTAACAGCTTCAAGGAATCAGGGTTGAATTCTTCTGATggctcaggaaaagaaaatgtcccGGTGGATGAGCCACtgagaagcaaagcaaatctCATTGAAGTAGATCTGTCTGATTTAAAAGCTCCAGATGAAGGAGAACTTGAAAACCAGGATAGCTCTACGGATATAATTAGTGAAGCTGATCAGAAGTCGGGCGTGGGTTTTTTCTTCAAG GATGAACAGAAAGCAGAGGATGAACTCGCGAAAAAACGTGCCGCGTTCCTTTTGAAACAACAGCGCAAAGCAGAGGAGGCTCGGATTCGGAAACAGCAGTTGGAGGCTGAAGTTGAACAAAAAAGAGATGAAGCTCG tcGCAAAGCTGAGGAGGACCGAATAcggaaagaagaagagaaagctcGAAGAGAACTTATCAAGCAagaatatttaaggaaaaaacagcagcaaatttTGGAGGAGCAAGGGCTTGGAAAGCCTAAATCCAAGCCCAAAAAACCCCGGCCAAAGTCGGTCCATCGTGAAGAATCTTACAGTGATTCGGGGACAAAGTGTTCTTCCACAC ctGATAACTTGAGCAGCGCTCAGTCTGGTTCCAGCCTTTCTCTGGCCTCAGCAGCCACCACGGAGCCCGAGAGCGTGCACTCGGGCGGCACGCCGTCGCAGAG AGTTGAGTCTATGGAGTCCTTACCAATACTAAGCAGAAATCcaagcagaaacacagaaagagatTGGGAGAACGCTTCGACAGCATCTTCCATTGCTTCAGTGGCAGAATACACAG GTCCAAAATTATTTAAGGAACCCAGCAGCAAATCCAACAAACATATTATCCACAATGCGATCTCTCATTGCTGTCTTGCTGGAAAAGTGAATGAGCCACATAAGAATTCAATATTAGAG GAACTAGAAAAATGTGACGCCAACCACTACATCATCCTGTTCCGCGACGCCGGCTGCCAGTTCAGAGCACTTTACTGCTACTACCCCGACACGGAGGAGATCTACAAGCTGACTGGGACGGGGCCAAAGAGCATCACCAAGAAAATGATTGACAAACTGTACAAGTACAGCTCGGACAGAAAACAGTTTAATGTGATTCCAGCCAAAACCATGTCGGTCAGCGTGGATGCTCTCACCATCCACAACCATTTGTGGCAAGCCAAGCGACCCGCAGTGCCAAAGAAGACTCAGACTCGTAAATCACACTGA